In the genome of Cercospora beticola chromosome 2, complete sequence, one region contains:
- a CDS encoding uncharacterized protein (antiSMASH:Cluster_6~BUSCO:EOG092602FH) — translation MDRKDVFRIRLNCVDHAQYAPNTMDTPIWGPRSLSATQRVQLPDVPVIRVWGSTETGQKACVHIHGAFPYLYVPYTESLEDSHVSQYMSTLRHSIDHAMCLSYRRNPYDNPRNATFVAHISLVKGVPFFGYNVGYKYYLKIYLLNPLHMTRFADLLQQGAILRQHFQPHEAHLQYLLQWMCDFNLYGCAYIEIAKAKFRSPVPVWEELDDLAHLWHDRSIDANDILDAERFPRQSHCQLELDIRVEDILNRHSIEPRPLHHSFIERLASLENLPPEEKLVHSMAGLWKDETRRRKLRMGMTDPTSSPFPPEVLVSMSADPRNDSKGGWIHEEEFRQAINELAEQEKRQRGGAPLSFETFGNQNKDHDDSVPTVLDSVSELFHSTLEQKWATLAREAKSRQQEPYEMSFHEFVSTQRPAEQAPLIDENSIAQVADDEGYLSDEEEAKLLALTQKQKLKDASLATMGESKVDDESPQLEANAERLEGATVPRSTVDDTCESLLKRPAPASSQLPFKKARLDSQHTSPRAERRHFRIKDVKPTTYIDGASSRPGGDGFDAPPAAQVQKAVANAVDDGAGLAPATQPPLSQRSFQSSQGDKISFPTAKHPHDPATAQRLSQRDDLAHLPHRASRASQKEALISSVHSGASRSMTSMASPRKAIATISANAAHAYARAFEVTAGCHARVFAALPPTHEEVVATIEPSVIYQDAYYSNEKDVPERVREYAGQEFRLKSTTLPYLPSFDKHGSIGQPERLSKVDAEFSLNRRMWQCSHKVWEIMKPAPSCAEVEVWLRTESPPEPDDLQVLDFDGPPVASQLKRKNRAPRELSQIEGPTQRNRHGFKYSQKKASTSVQHETGYMSIMSLEVHVNNRGDLAPDPEIDEVNMIVWCIADEQMDDETKLGILVLEQDNDDLPGKIRKALGNDVQIDSEDNELDLINRMVDIVREYDIDILTGYEVHNNSWGYLIERARLQYEFNLPDEFSRMKSHSKGRFGKDADRWGFTHTSTVSITGRHTINIWRAMRSELNLLQYTMENVVFHLLHRRIPHYSYSTLTRWYKSDKPRDFAKVLDHLITRTRLDLEILDANELIPRTSEQARLLGVDFFSVFSRGSQFKVESLMFRIAKPESFVLVSPSRKQVGAQNALECLPLVMEPQSAFYNSPLLVLDFQSLYPSVMIAYNYCYSTCLGRITNWRGTNKMGFADFKRHPGLLELTKDKLNIAPNGMMYVKPEMRKSLLAKMLGEILETRVMVKSGMKVDKDDKTLQQLLNNRQLALKLIANVTYGYTSASFSGRMPCSEIADSIVQTGRETLEKAIALIHSVERWGAEVVYGDTDSLFVYLKGRTKDDAFRIGDEIAKAVTDMNPRPVKLKFEKVYHPCVLLAKKRYVGFKYESPSQKEPDFDAKGIETVRRDGTPAEQKIEEKALKLLFRTSDLSQVKSYFQAQCTKILTGRFSVQDFCFAKEVKLGTYADKGPPPPGALIATRRMLKDPRQEPQYGERVPYVVIAGAPGARLWERCVEPEQLIRDENAELDAEYYINKNLIPPLERIFNLVGANVRSWWDEVPKVQRIRQLGGVVEPLEGGAAKDMTKNARKTMESYMGSSLCLICRTKLSPPGQNQFEHEEEIQLPLCDNCRHVQTSTTLLVLRRKLQATEMKAKAMHDVCRSCAGLAFDEEVKCDSRDCPVFYSRVKADTQLRVARRGVGSVLEALEEEVVEQETAEDLEW, via the coding sequence ATGGATAGAAAGGACGTCTTCCGCATTCGTCTGAATTGCGTAGACCACGCCCAATATGCTCCAAACACCATGGATACGCCCATCTGGGGCCCACGTTCCCTGTCTGCAACACAACGCGTACAGCTGCCCGATGTACCAGTCATCCGAGTCTGGGGCTCGACAGAGACGGGTCAAAAGGCTTGCGTTCATATCCATGGAGCCTTTCCTTACCTCTACGTACCATACACAGAGTCACTCGAGGACAGCCATGTCAGTCAGTACATGTCTACGTTGCGTCATTCCATAGACCACGCAATGTGTCTGTCGTATCGTCGAAATCCGTATGACAACCCACGAAATGCTACGTTTGTGGCCCACATCAGCTTGGTCAAAGGAGTGCCATTCTTCGGATACAACGTTGGGTACAAGTACTACCTCAAGATCTATCTCCTCAACCCTCTGCACATGACTCGATTCGCagatctgctgcagcaaggTGCCATCTTGAGACAACATTTCCAACCTCATGAAGCGCATTTGCAATATCTTCTGCAGTGGATGTGCGACTTCAACTTGTACGGGTGCGCGTACATCGAAATTGCCAAAGCGAAGTTCCGATCTCCGGTGCCAGTGTGGGAGGAGCTTGACGACCTGGCACATCTCTGGCATGACCGATCGATCGATGCGAACGATATCCTGGATGCAGAGCGGTTCCCGCGACAAAGTCACTGTCAATTGGAGCTTGACATACGAGTAGAAGACATACTCAATCGGCACTCTATTGAGCCAAGGCCGCTTCATCATTCTTTCATCGAACGACTCGCTTCTCTGGAGAACTTGCCGCCAGAGGAAAAGCTGGTGCACTCTATGGCAGGACTCTGGAAGGACGAGACCCGAAGGAGGAAGCTGCGCATGGGCATGACTGATCCAACTTCGTCTCCATTTCCGCCAGAAGTACTCGTCAGCATGTCTGCAGATCCGCGGAACGACAGTAAAGGTGGATGGATTCATGAGGAAGAATTCCGTCAAGCCATCAACGAGCTTgctgagcaggagaagaggcaGCGAGGTGGTGCGCCACTATCGTTCGAGACGTTCGGAAACCAGAACAAGGACCACGACGACAGCGTGCCAACAGTATTGGACAGTGTCTCGGAATTGTTTCATAGCACACTGGAACAAAAATGGGCCACTCTCGCACGCGAAGCAAAGTCACGTCAACAAGAGCCATACGAGATGAGCTTTCACGAATTTGTGAGCACGCAGCGTCCAGCCGAACAGGCTCCATTGATTGACGAGAACAGCATCGCACAAGTGGCTGATGACGAGGGATACTtgagcgatgaggaagaggcaAAGCTACTCGCGCTGACACAAAAGCAAAAGCTGAAAGACGCGAGTCTGGCAACTATGGGCGAGTCCAAGGTGGATGACGAGTCTCCTCAGCTCGAGGCGAATGCGGAGCGCCTGGAAGGGGCGACGGTGCCGCGGAGTACAGTTGACGACACGTGCGAGTCTTTGCTGAAGCGTCCTGCACCGGCGAGCAGCCAGCTACCCTTCAAGAAAGCGAGGCTCGATTCACAACATACGTCTCCACGTGCGGAGCGGCGACACTTCCGCATCAAGGATGTCAAACCTACGACGTACATTGATGGAGCTTCCTCCAGGCCCGGCGGCGATGGGTTCGATGCACCACCCGCTGCTCAGGTACAGAAAGCTGTCGCAAATGCAGTGGATGATGGCGCTGGACTGGCTCCTGCTACACAGCCTCCATTGTCACAGCGATCTTTCCAGTCTTCGCAAGGAGATAAGATCTCCTTTCCGACTGCAAAGCATCCGCATGATCCGGCAACTGCGCAACGTCTGAGCCAACGTGACGACCTGGCTCATTTGCCGCACCGAGCTTCACGTGCGAGCCAGAAGGAAGCACTGATATCGTCGGTCCATTCCGGGGCATCGAGGTCCATGACTTCCATGGCGTCGCCAAGGAAGGCAATCGCCACGATATCCGCCAACGCAGCCCATGCTTACGCCAGAGCTTTCGAAGTCACTGCTGGGTGTCATGCTCGAGTGTTTGCGGCTCTGCCTCCTACTCACGAGGAAGTTGTGGCAACCATCGAGCCATCTGTGATATATCAGGATGCTTATTACAGCAACGAAAAGGATGTCCCTGAGCGCGTCCGAGAATATGCTGGTCAGGAATTTCGACTAAAAAGCACGACATTGCCATATCTCCCATCGTTTGACAAGCACGGCTCGATCGGGCAACCTGAGCGGTTGAGCAAGGTTGATGCCGAATTCTCGCTGAATCGTCGAATGTGGCAATGCTCTCACAAGGTTTGGGAGATCATGAAACCTGCGCCATCTTGTGCAGAGGTCGAGGTATGGCTCCGGACGGAGTCGCCTCCAGAGCCTGACGATCTTCAAGtcctcgacttcgatggTCCTCCTGTAGCTTCACAGCTGAAGCGCAAGAATCGGGCGCCCCGCGAGCTCTCACAAATTGAAGGACCAACCCAGCGAAACAGGCACGGCTTCAAGTACTCGCAGAAAAAGGCGAGCACTAGTGTGCAGCATGAAACTGGCTACATGAGTATTATGAGCCTGGAAGTGCACGTCAATAATCGAGGCGATCTCGCGCCAGACCCGGAAATAGACGAAGTCAACATGATTGTCTGGTGCATCGCTGACGAGCAGATGGACGATGAAACCAAACTCGGCATTCTGGTCCTTGAACAGGACAACGACGATTTGCCTGGAAAGATTCGCAAGGCATTGGGCAACGACGTCCAAATTGACAGCGAGGACAATGAACTTGACCTGATCAACAGAATGGTTGACATTGTTCGCGAGTACGACATTGACATTTTGACTGGATATGAAGTCCACAACAACAGCTGGGGTTACCTGATTGAGCGTGCTCGACTGCAGTACGAGTTCAATCTGCCCGATGAGTTCTCACGCATGAAGTCACATTCCAAGGGACGATTTGGCAAGGACGCTGACAGATGGGGCTTCACCCATACATCGACAGTAAGCATCACAGGCAGACACACGATCAACATCTGGCGTGCCATGCGGTCTGAGCTGAACCTGTTGCAATACACTATGGAGAACGTTgtcttccatcttctccacagACGCATACCTCATTACTCGTATTCAACGTTGACTCGTTGGTACAAGAGCGACAAGCCAAGAGACTTCGCCAAGGTTCTTGATCATCTTATCACCCGAACCAGGCTGGATCTGGAGATATTGGATGCGAACGAGCTTATTCCGCGGACGTCTGAGCAAGCACGATTATTGGGCGTGGATTTCTTCTCTGTGTTCAGCCGTGGCTCACAATTCAAGGTCGAATCGCTGATGTTCCGAATTGCGAAGCCAGAGTCGTTCGTCCTGGTCTCACCAAGCAGAAAACAGGTCGGTGCTCAGAATGCGCTTGAGTGTCTACCGCTGGTCATGGAGCCCCAGTCGGCATTCTACAACAGCCCTCTTCTTGTGCTAGACTTTCAAAGTCTGTATCCGAGCGTCATGATAGCGTATAACTACTGCTATTCGACTTGTCTCGGCCGCATCACCAATTGGCGTGGAACCAACAAGATGGGGTTCGCGGATTTCAAGCGCCATCCAGGCCTTCTCGAGTTGACCAAGGACAAGCTGAACATTGCGCCTAATGGCATGATGTACGTCAAGCCCGAGATGCGCAAGTCGCTACTCGCAAAGATGTTGGGCGAAATTTTGGAGACCAGGGTCATGGTCAAGAGTGGCATGAAAGTCGACAAGGACGACAAGACACTGCAGCAGCTCCTTAACAACAGACAACTTGCACTCAAGCTGATTGCGAACGTCACTTATGGCTACACTTCGGCCAGCTTTTCGGGTCGTATGCCATGCTCTGAGATTGCCGACAGCATCGTGCAGACAGGACGCGAAACACTCGAGAAAGCCATTGCTCTGATCCATTCCGTGGAACGCTGGGGAGCGGAAGTAGTATATGGCGACACGGACTCCCTATTCGTCTACCTCAAAGGCCGCACCAAAGACGACGCTTTCCGCATCGGCGACGAAATCGCAAAAGCAGTAACCGACATGAACCCAAGACCCGTCAAGCTCAAATTCGAAAAAGTCTACCACCCATGCGTCCTCCTCGCAAAGAAACGCTACGTCGGATTCAAATACGAAAGCCCCTCGCAAAAAGAACCCGACTTTGACGCAAAAGGCATCGAAACTGTTCGCCGCGATGGCACACCCGCCGAACAAAAAATCGAAGAAAAAGCCCTGAAACTCCTCTTCCGCACATCAGATCTCAGCCAAGTCAAATCCTATTTCCAAGCGCAATGCACCAAAATCCTAACTGGTCGCTTCTCAGTACAAGATTTCTGTTTCGCGAAAGAAGTCAAATTGGGGACATACGCGGACAAAGGCCCTCCTCCGCCGGGTGCTCTGATTGCTACTCGCAGGATGCTCAAAGACCCTCGGCAAGAACCTCAATACGGTGAACGAGTCCCTTACGTTGTCATTGCTGGGGCTCCAGGGGCTCGACTCTGGGAACGATGCGTAGAACCCGAACAGCTCATCCGCGATGAGAACGCCGAACTCGATGCAGAATACTACATCAACAAAAACCTCATACCACCGCTTGAACGGATTTTCAATCTCGTTGGCGCTAATGTCCGGAGCTGGTGGGATGAAGTACCGAAAGTGCAACGAATTCGACAActtggtggtgttgtggaACCTTTGGAAGGAGGAGCAGCGAAAGATATGACGAAGAATGCTCGAAAAACGATGGAATCGTATATGGGTTCTTCGTTGTGTCTGATTTGTCGGACGAAACTTTCTCCGCCTGGTCAGAATCAATTTGAGCATGAAGAAGAGATTCAACTTCCGCTTTGCGACAATTGCAGACATGTTCAGACTTCTACGACGTTACTTGTGTTGAGGAGAAAATTACAAGCTACGGAGATGAAGGCGAAGGCTATGCATGATGTTTGTAGGAGTTGTGCGGGGTTGGCGTTTGAtgaggaggtgaagtgtGATAGTCGGGATTGTCCGGTGTTTTATTCGAGAGTGAAAGCGGATACGCAGTTGAGGGTTGCAAGGAGAGGGGTGGGGAGTGTGCTGGAGGCGTTGGAGGAAGAAGTTGTCGAGCAGGAGACGGCGGAGGATTTGGAGTGGTAG